In a single window of the Tiliqua scincoides isolate rTilSci1 chromosome 15, rTilSci1.hap2, whole genome shotgun sequence genome:
- the RPS27 gene encoding small ribosomal subunit protein eS27 produces MPLAKDLLHPSPEEEKRKHKKKRLVQSPNSYFMDVKCPGCYKITTVFSHAQTVVLCVGCSTVLCQPTGGKARLTEGCSFRRKQH; encoded by the exons ATGCCT CTCGCAAAGGATCTCCTGCATCCCTCCCccgaggaggagaagaggaagcatAAGAAAAAGCGCCTGGTCCAGAGTCCCAACTCCTACTTCATGGATGTGAAAtgtccag gTTGCTACAAAATCACCACTGTCTTCAGTCACGCTCAGACGGTGGTCCTGTGTGTCGGCTGCTCAACTGTCCTGTGCCAGCCCACTGGGGGAAAGGCAAGGTTGACAGAAG gATGTTCCTTCAGGCGAAAGCAGCATTAA
- the RAB13 gene encoding ras-related protein Rab-13, with translation MAKSYDHLFKLLLIGDSGVGKTCLIIRFAEDNFSGTYISTIGIDFKIRTVEIEGKRIKLQVWDTAGQERFKTITTAYYRGAMGIILVYDITDEKSFENIQNWMKSIKENASAGVERLLLGNKCDMESKRKVTRDRAEKLSKDHGIRFFETSAKSSLNVQEAFTTLARDILLKSNKKSAQINKGPLDLKGSQKSSSKCSVL, from the exons ATGGCAAAATCCTATGATCACCTCTTCAAGCTGTTGCTGATCGGAGACAGTGGAGTGGGAAAGACTTGCCTGATCATCCGCTTTGCAGAGGACAACTTCAGTGGCACTTACATCAGCACCATTG GCATTGATTTCAAAATCCGGACAGTGGAAATAGAAGGCAAAAGGATCAAGCTTCAGGTTTG GGACACGGCTGGCCAAGAGCGCTTCAAGACCATCACTACGGCGTATTACCGAGGTGCCATG GGGATTATCCTTGTGTATGACATCACGGATGAGAAATCCTTTGAAAATATCCAGAACTGGATGAAGAGCATCAAGGAG AACGCTTCGGCCGGCGTAGAGCGCCTCCTGCTGGGGAACAAGTGCGACATGGAGAGCAAGCGCAAGGTGACCCGGGATCGAGCCGAGAAG CTGTCCAAGGATCACGGGATCAGGTTCTTTGAGACCAGCGCAAAATCCAGTTTAAATGTGCAAGAG GCTTTCACTACTCTGGCCCGGGACATCCTTCTGAAATCAAATAAGAAATCG GCTCAGATCAACAAGGGCCCGCTGGACCTGAAAGGATCGCAGAAGAGCAGCAGTAAATGTTCGGTGCTGTAG